A DNA window from Mycobacterium sp. IDR2000157661 contains the following coding sequences:
- a CDS encoding oxidoreductase, which translates to MARWLVTGCSTGIGREITRAALEADHHVVVTARRTESVADFAETFGERATVAALDVTDKAQIAAAVQAAHDAFGGIDVLVNNAGHGYLSAVEEGEDVKVRKLFDTNYFGVVDTIKAVLPQMRARGSGHIINISSMTGLVANPPNAYYSSTKFALEGLTEALAQEVKPFGVKVTAIEPGAFRTDWAARSMWESTTPITDYDDNVGARKTMIKEFANHLPGDPRKVAEAVLMVSTLDEPPLRLLLGRDVLKAVREKLAAFGASIDEWESVTKDVNFPPDAQSR; encoded by the coding sequence ATGGCCCGCTGGCTGGTCACCGGCTGCTCGACGGGAATCGGGCGCGAGATCACCCGGGCGGCACTGGAAGCCGACCACCACGTTGTGGTGACCGCGCGCCGCACGGAATCGGTCGCCGACTTCGCCGAGACCTTCGGCGAGCGCGCGACGGTGGCGGCGCTCGACGTGACGGACAAAGCCCAGATCGCGGCCGCCGTGCAGGCGGCCCACGATGCGTTCGGGGGCATCGACGTGCTGGTCAACAACGCGGGCCACGGCTACCTGTCCGCCGTCGAGGAGGGCGAGGACGTAAAGGTCCGCAAGTTGTTCGACACCAACTACTTCGGTGTCGTCGACACCATCAAGGCCGTCCTGCCCCAGATGCGTGCCCGCGGGTCCGGGCACATCATCAACATCTCGTCGATGACCGGCCTGGTGGCCAACCCGCCGAACGCGTACTACTCGTCGACGAAGTTCGCGCTCGAGGGGCTGACCGAGGCGCTCGCCCAGGAAGTCAAGCCATTCGGAGTGAAGGTCACCGCCATCGAACCGGGCGCGTTTCGCACCGACTGGGCGGCACGCTCAATGTGGGAGTCGACGACACCGATCACCGACTACGACGACAACGTCGGCGCGCGCAAGACCATGATCAAGGAGTTCGCCAACCATCTGCCCGGCGATCCGCGCAAGGTGGCCGAAGCGGTGCTGATGGTCAGCACGCTTGATGAACCGCCGCTGCGGCTTTTACTGGGCCGCGATGTGCTCAAGGCGGTGCGTGAGAAGTTGGCGGCGTTCGGTGCCTCGATCGACGAATGGGAATCGGTCACCAAAGACGTGAACTTTCCTCCGGACGCGCAGAGTAGGTAA
- a CDS encoding sulfotransferase family protein encodes MTRPFDAAALMAVAQRKEGIEDFGDLTFTEPLNVLAGSYAAADLNDIGVHILRSGLVHSLRMRLRAQEWIRRHPEIAEEAIAAPIVVVGMMRSGTTLLQRLLAADKRFHCAYGWEVVEVAPQLGYDFTDREDPRIAVSERREATSRELAPDLFAIHPMYAREPEEEIVFLSDAFLSHVPESGAHVPKYRCWIDSQDFGPAYDYLHRMLQFLQWQKRQREGTGAGPRRWVLKSPAHLGYLNALRDRFPDLHLVHMHRDPKDAIASGASLNATLHAMHADHVDRHRIGTDWLDRMGWATDRAIAVRSHWRDEEWRCTDIEYADAVADPIGQVSRVYDAIAMPLTVDAEAAMRRWLVDRPREAARPPYAASDHGLSDERIDERFAAYTRFRSARTSSERT; translated from the coding sequence GTGACCCGGCCCTTCGACGCGGCCGCCCTGATGGCCGTCGCACAACGCAAGGAGGGCATCGAGGACTTCGGTGACCTGACGTTCACCGAACCGCTGAACGTGCTCGCAGGCAGTTACGCCGCCGCCGACCTCAACGACATCGGTGTGCACATTCTGCGCTCGGGTCTGGTCCACAGCCTGCGCATGCGTCTGCGCGCCCAGGAGTGGATACGACGCCATCCGGAGATCGCCGAGGAAGCGATCGCCGCACCGATCGTGGTGGTCGGGATGATGCGCAGCGGCACCACGCTGTTGCAGCGACTCCTGGCCGCGGACAAGCGATTCCACTGCGCGTACGGCTGGGAAGTGGTCGAGGTCGCGCCGCAGCTGGGTTACGACTTCACCGACCGTGAGGATCCGCGCATCGCCGTGAGCGAGAGGCGGGAGGCGACGTCGCGCGAACTCGCGCCCGATCTGTTCGCCATCCACCCGATGTACGCACGCGAGCCCGAAGAGGAGATCGTCTTCCTCTCCGATGCGTTCCTGTCACACGTGCCCGAATCCGGTGCGCACGTGCCGAAGTACCGGTGCTGGATCGACTCGCAGGACTTCGGCCCGGCGTATGACTACCTGCACCGCATGCTGCAGTTCCTGCAATGGCAGAAACGGCAGCGGGAAGGAACCGGCGCCGGCCCACGACGCTGGGTGCTCAAATCCCCTGCGCACCTGGGCTATCTGAACGCTCTGCGCGACCGGTTCCCCGACCTGCACCTCGTGCACATGCACCGCGACCCCAAGGACGCGATCGCCTCGGGCGCCAGCCTCAACGCCACGCTGCATGCGATGCACGCCGACCACGTCGACCGCCACCGCATCGGAACCGACTGGCTCGACCGCATGGGCTGGGCCACCGACCGTGCGATAGCGGTGCGGTCGCACTGGCGCGACGAGGAGTGGCGCTGCACCGACATCGAGTACGCCGACGCGGTCGCCGACCCGATCGGGCAGGTGTCGCGGGTCTACGACGCGATCGCGATGCCGCTGACCGTCGATGCGGAGGCCGCGATGCGCCGCTGGCTGGTGGACCGGCCACGCGAGGCCGCCCGGCCACCCTACGCCGCATCGGATCACGGGCTGAGTGACGAGCGGATCGACGAACGCTTCGCGGCCTACACCCGGTTCCGTTCTGCGCGAACTTCTTCGGAGAGGACATGA
- a CDS encoding nuclear transport factor 2 family protein, producing MSDAAREIENLVYTYADRIDAGDLDGVAALFAHGRICGMEDGPPETVFEGTARVRQMYDMATRIHDDGTPKTKHFTTNVRIDVDETTGTARASAYYCVTQATPDLPLQVIVTGRYLDTFHRVEGSWWFDTRIMFVDQVGDTSRHLKF from the coding sequence ATGAGCGATGCCGCCCGCGAGATCGAGAATCTGGTGTACACCTACGCCGACCGCATCGACGCAGGCGACCTCGACGGCGTCGCCGCGTTGTTCGCTCACGGCCGGATCTGCGGTATGGAAGACGGCCCGCCCGAGACGGTTTTCGAGGGCACCGCGCGGGTCCGGCAGATGTACGACATGGCCACCCGCATCCACGATGACGGCACTCCCAAGACCAAACACTTCACCACCAACGTGCGGATAGACGTCGACGAGACCACAGGCACCGCTCGCGCCAGCGCCTACTACTGCGTGACTCAGGCGACGCCGGACCTGCCGCTGCAGGTCATCGTCACCGGTCGCTACCTCGACACGTTTCACCGCGTCGAGGGGTCCTGGTGGTTCGATACCCGGATCATGTTCGTCGACCAGGTCGGCGACACCAGCCGGCACCTGAAGTTCTGA
- a CDS encoding SDR family NAD(P)-dependent oxidoreductase, which translates to MTSKWTPTRLGNLSGKRIIVTGATNGVGLATARALAGAGAHVVLAVRNLELGAQRADEIGGDTSVVKLDLADQSSVRAFPDLIEGDVDILINNAGLVAQNRGETVDGFESTLGINFLGPFALTNLIFERVRSKIINVGSDAHRSATIAFDDPHLRTRKWSAFPAYGRSKLAVMLWGLELDRRLREAGSPVTSYLTHPGWVASNLSNVSDKVVMAAFHSVVKAVAGVLANDLDAGAAPTLYCITEPIPPGSYVGIDSRFGLKGGPTLSGRAAVACDYDDAQRLWQFAEKETGATLQL; encoded by the coding sequence GTGACTTCCAAGTGGACGCCGACCCGACTCGGCAATCTGAGTGGCAAGCGGATCATCGTCACCGGCGCCACCAACGGTGTGGGTCTGGCGACGGCGCGGGCACTCGCGGGAGCCGGCGCACATGTGGTCCTGGCGGTGCGCAACCTGGAACTGGGCGCGCAGCGGGCGGACGAGATCGGCGGCGACACGTCCGTCGTCAAGCTCGATCTCGCCGACCAGTCATCCGTGAGGGCCTTCCCCGATCTGATCGAGGGCGACGTGGACATCCTGATCAACAACGCTGGCCTGGTCGCGCAGAACCGCGGCGAGACGGTCGACGGGTTCGAGAGCACGCTGGGCATCAACTTCCTCGGTCCGTTCGCCTTGACCAATCTGATCTTCGAGCGGGTGCGCTCGAAGATCATCAATGTCGGCTCCGATGCCCACAGGTCCGCCACGATCGCTTTCGACGACCCGCATCTGCGCACGCGCAAGTGGTCGGCGTTCCCGGCCTATGGCCGCTCGAAGCTGGCGGTGATGTTGTGGGGCCTGGAACTGGACCGGCGACTGCGCGAGGCGGGCTCGCCCGTCACCAGCTACCTCACCCACCCGGGTTGGGTCGCGTCGAATCTGTCGAACGTGTCGGACAAGGTGGTGATGGCGGCATTCCACTCGGTGGTCAAGGCGGTGGCCGGCGTGCTGGCCAACGACCTCGATGCGGGTGCGGCCCCGACGCTGTACTGCATCACCGAGCCCATCCCGCCCGGCAGCTACGTCGGGATCGACAGCAGGTTCGGCCTCAAGGGTGGCCCGACGTTGAGCGGTCGCGCCGCGGTGGCATGCGATTACGACGACGCGCAGCGGCTCTGGCAGTTCGCCGAGAAGGAGACCGGCGCCACCCTGCAGCTGTAG
- a CDS encoding Ig-like domain-containing protein encodes MTAVSHMLAWVGAFAGAVPGAPLESPLLLLLMSWMRRESQQSLVRDVPVTSLATTTTGQSFDPLPETDAGQPPSVIEGVGTTDPVTGEISGSLNPAGTSLTYTLIQGSSMGGSVLVNADGTFRYTPTTAARLAAAQTMGVDLDSFTVEASDGQTASTSIVRVAVSPANLSVATNAGQTGYLPGGVAVIGDRAYVANQGSNTVSVIDISTPAPVLLATIPVGWRPTAVAAGTADGSRIYVTNSWSHTVSVIDTSAPTPTVIATIPVGYGPTGITVSPYGSRAYVVNTSSGTVSVIDTAVNRVTATVWAGYSPGGAGLSPDGTRLYVTSLGGWTVSVIDTTTPTPTVLATVGVGAAPSSVAVGHDRAFVANQYSNTVSIIDTTGPTPRLTATVSVGPAPTSIVLSKDGTAAYVANSDDTVSVIDVAGNRLLRTITVDPQPEWGAHSLVLSADGSRLYVADAYDGALRSVSLVTGTSIKTGHAPLVLPGGHGYTVPATWYFPNKDEPPVGVVYLQHGFYRSSANVSALARELAESTNSVVVTPDISSNYFDPYNIWGSPIQRAVASMFSGDRAALTASASAAAGYSVTLPKQVVLAGHSAGGTVVSAAAGYMADSGDASALKAVILYDSVDTREARVGLAKLSGVNAVPVYLIAAQPCSCNYGGQHAYNTLTSPPSNFTGIMLDGGGHLDAEGETTNWYATFFCGAAQPNNAAAVRNITASWVTHVFTGSTTEIAGPVGTVIHLDNATVRIVGSSGALAA; translated from the coding sequence ATGACCGCCGTTTCACACATGCTGGCCTGGGTCGGCGCGTTCGCCGGTGCTGTGCCTGGCGCGCCGCTGGAGTCCCCGCTTCTGCTCTTGCTGATGAGTTGGATGCGTCGCGAGAGCCAGCAATCGCTGGTTCGCGACGTGCCGGTAACGAGTCTCGCCACCACCACCACCGGCCAGTCCTTCGATCCACTGCCGGAGACCGACGCCGGCCAACCGCCATCCGTGATCGAGGGCGTTGGCACGACGGACCCGGTGACGGGCGAGATCTCGGGATCGCTGAATCCGGCCGGGACGTCACTGACTTACACCCTTATACAGGGGTCTTCCATGGGCGGGTCGGTCCTAGTGAACGCCGACGGCACTTTCCGCTACACACCGACGACTGCAGCCAGGTTGGCCGCTGCGCAGACCATGGGTGTAGACCTGGACTCCTTTACGGTTGAGGCCAGCGACGGTCAAACCGCATCGACTTCCATCGTTCGGGTGGCGGTTTCGCCGGCCAACCTTTCGGTGGCAACCAACGCCGGCCAGACGGGCTACCTCCCGGGCGGCGTCGCCGTCATCGGTGACCGAGCGTATGTCGCGAATCAAGGTTCCAACACCGTGTCGGTAATCGATATCTCAACGCCCGCGCCGGTCCTGCTCGCCACCATTCCCGTCGGCTGGCGTCCCACCGCTGTGGCCGCCGGAACTGCCGACGGATCGCGCATCTACGTGACCAATTCCTGGTCTCACACCGTATCGGTGATTGACACGTCCGCGCCGACGCCAACGGTTATCGCGACGATCCCTGTCGGCTACGGGCCGACGGGCATCACCGTGAGCCCGTACGGCTCGCGCGCATACGTAGTCAACACCTCCAGCGGGACAGTGTCGGTGATCGACACAGCGGTCAACCGGGTCACCGCCACGGTATGGGCGGGCTATTCGCCCGGCGGTGCCGGGCTCAGCCCCGACGGAACACGGCTCTACGTCACCAGCCTCGGAGGATGGACGGTGTCGGTCATCGACACCACCACACCCACACCGACCGTGCTGGCGACGGTGGGAGTAGGTGCCGCGCCGAGCTCGGTGGCGGTCGGCCACGATCGGGCATTCGTCGCCAATCAGTACTCCAACACCGTGTCCATCATCGACACGACAGGGCCTACTCCGCGGCTGACGGCGACGGTCTCGGTGGGGCCGGCGCCTACGTCGATTGTGCTGAGCAAGGACGGGACAGCTGCATATGTAGCCAACAGCGACGACACCGTGTCCGTGATCGACGTGGCGGGCAACCGCCTACTTCGCACCATCACCGTTGATCCCCAGCCCGAGTGGGGCGCCCATTCGTTGGTGCTGAGCGCTGACGGATCACGGTTGTACGTTGCCGATGCATACGACGGGGCATTGCGGTCTGTCTCCCTGGTCACCGGCACGTCGATCAAGACCGGCCATGCACCTCTCGTCCTTCCCGGCGGTCATGGCTACACCGTCCCGGCAACGTGGTATTTCCCGAACAAGGACGAGCCGCCGGTCGGCGTGGTCTATCTGCAACACGGCTTCTATCGATCCAGTGCCAATGTGTCGGCGCTCGCCAGGGAACTCGCCGAGAGCACTAACAGCGTCGTGGTCACGCCGGACATCAGTTCCAACTACTTCGATCCGTACAACATCTGGGGCAGCCCCATACAGCGCGCCGTAGCGTCGATGTTCTCCGGAGATCGCGCCGCCTTGACGGCCAGTGCATCCGCCGCGGCTGGATACTCGGTCACGTTGCCGAAACAGGTGGTGTTGGCGGGACATTCAGCGGGGGGAACAGTCGTCTCAGCGGCTGCCGGATACATGGCCGATTCCGGCGATGCCAGTGCGCTGAAAGCCGTCATCTTGTATGACTCCGTTGACACCCGTGAGGCCAGAGTCGGACTTGCCAAGCTGAGTGGAGTCAATGCGGTACCGGTGTATCTCATTGCCGCTCAACCGTGTTCGTGTAACTACGGTGGTCAGCATGCTTACAATACCTTGACATCACCGCCCAGCAACTTCACCGGCATCATGTTGGACGGGGGTGGCCACCTCGACGCCGAGGGCGAAACGACCAATTGGTACGCGACGTTCTTCTGCGGTGCCGCCCAGCCCAACAACGCGGCTGCGGTACGGAACATCACTGCGAGCTGGGTCACCCACGTGTTCACGGGATCGACCACCGAGATAGCCGGGCCGGTGGGGACGGTCATCCACCTGGACAATGCGACGGTTCGGATTGTCGGTTCGAGCGGCGCGCTGGCCGCCTAG
- a CDS encoding right-handed parallel beta-helix repeat-containing protein: MRKPVAILAAVWSLLSAPLFAGPPPAKAADNTYALQSMFNALKAGDTLTLDAAATYEYSNVLTIRVAGVRINGNGATLRATNPSLAALQILADNVIVSDLNLTGLVGAPRQDGPNQSRLVFGSTGTVISDVNITGGASAGIYVVGARNFRVERVTIRDTAADGVQVSAGSNTGRLDNVTVERSGDDAIAVVSYLWSFPPAAPCRNIVIESPVVSRPGQRGIVVVGADNVSINNPTVTSTPLSGIFIGSQGWPYFTAATSGVRITGGKVTRGNDGGGIPTGALTILSQNYFANVSDVEVSGLTIADTPQSAVANIGVAAFWAGPPSRVALRDIAITQQPETPVVWANVARSSYTTSGVTMNGRPIPVP; the protein is encoded by the coding sequence ATGAGGAAGCCAGTGGCAATACTGGCCGCTGTCTGGAGCCTGCTGAGTGCTCCGCTCTTCGCGGGCCCCCCGCCCGCGAAGGCAGCGGACAACACTTATGCCCTGCAATCGATGTTCAACGCGCTCAAGGCCGGAGACACGCTGACACTCGACGCCGCCGCCACATACGAGTACAGCAACGTGCTGACCATTCGGGTCGCGGGCGTGCGGATCAACGGCAACGGCGCGACGCTAAGAGCCACCAACCCGTCGCTCGCTGCTCTGCAGATCCTTGCTGACAACGTTATTGTGAGCGATCTCAACCTGACGGGGTTGGTGGGAGCCCCTCGGCAGGACGGCCCCAATCAATCCAGGTTGGTTTTCGGCAGCACCGGCACGGTCATCAGCGATGTGAACATCACCGGTGGCGCATCGGCGGGAATCTATGTCGTCGGTGCACGTAATTTCCGGGTCGAGCGCGTGACGATTCGCGACACAGCTGCCGACGGCGTTCAGGTATCGGCCGGATCCAACACCGGGCGGCTCGACAATGTGACGGTCGAACGGTCCGGTGATGATGCGATAGCCGTCGTCTCTTATCTGTGGAGCTTCCCTCCCGCGGCGCCCTGCCGAAACATCGTCATAGAGTCGCCGGTCGTCAGTCGACCCGGCCAGCGCGGGATCGTCGTTGTTGGTGCTGACAACGTCTCGATCAACAATCCGACGGTCACCAGCACGCCACTGTCGGGCATATTCATCGGCTCCCAAGGTTGGCCGTATTTCACCGCAGCCACAAGCGGGGTCAGGATAACGGGCGGCAAGGTCACCCGGGGCAATGACGGCGGGGGCATTCCCACCGGTGCCCTCACGATACTCAGCCAGAATTACTTCGCGAACGTCTCGGACGTCGAGGTATCTGGCTTGACCATCGCCGACACCCCTCAGTCTGCTGTCGCCAACATCGGCGTCGCCGCCTTCTGGGCTGGGCCGCCGAGCCGGGTGGCGCTGCGCGACATCGCCATCACTCAGCAGCCCGAGACACCAGTCGTTTGGGCGAACGTCGCGAGAAGCAGTTACACGACGTCGGGCGTCACCATGAACGGTCGACCGATACCAGTGCCGTGA
- a CDS encoding CocE/NonD family hydrolase, which translates to MTDLRQAADGGRSSRLRRLGDLAVGRALSLPPVRTGYTVRRGIRVPMRDGVELLADHYAPVTHRAAGTILMRSPYGRGMLSSLLFGQLYASRGYHIVIQSVRGTFGSGGTLSPMTYEKDDGLDTAKWLSQQDWYTGGFAILGVSYGAMAGWALLDDPPSDVTAVISVVGPHDASRISWDTGAFALADTLGWSHQVANQEDVSRWQKLLAVSRTNDALDAALAEFPLGDAASALLGDSAPWYRTWIEHSDKADPYWTPMRFDGALEKIDVPVLLITGWQDAFLTQTLDQYHRLHQRGVDVALTVGSWSHLSMLTTAIGDVSRETLHWLDRYVAGQVSTPVRSPVRASITNDAWVDLPAWAPQSEERCWYLACCEALLEAESGDRGAASRFRYDPASPTPVPGGPFLSPSGGYRDDTHLAYRHDVLSFVSEPLRADVYLMGSPTVELIHSADNPCADVFVRISEVNRRGKSRNVTDGFRRLTASVDPAPVRIEMDPVAHRFRAGSRIRLVVAGGAHPRFSRNTGTAESPWNAQELVAVTHTVQHGEGMHSRLTLPVTVGRPSEAADS; encoded by the coding sequence ATGACTGATCTGCGGCAGGCCGCCGACGGCGGAAGATCCTCGCGCTTGCGGCGGCTCGGGGACCTGGCGGTGGGTCGAGCACTGTCCTTACCGCCAGTCAGAACCGGATACACGGTCCGCCGCGGCATCAGAGTGCCGATGCGCGACGGCGTAGAACTGCTTGCCGACCACTACGCGCCGGTGACGCACCGCGCGGCGGGCACGATCCTCATGCGCAGTCCGTACGGTCGCGGGATGCTGTCATCGCTGCTTTTCGGCCAGTTGTATGCCTCACGTGGCTATCACATCGTTATCCAAAGTGTGCGCGGCACTTTCGGTTCGGGCGGCACGCTCTCGCCGATGACGTATGAGAAGGACGACGGCCTCGACACCGCGAAGTGGCTGAGTCAACAGGATTGGTACACAGGTGGCTTCGCGATATTGGGTGTTTCGTACGGCGCGATGGCGGGTTGGGCGCTGCTCGATGACCCGCCATCCGACGTGACGGCGGTTATCTCGGTTGTCGGGCCCCATGATGCTAGTCGAATTTCCTGGGACACTGGAGCATTCGCTCTGGCGGATACTCTCGGGTGGTCGCACCAGGTTGCCAATCAAGAAGATGTCAGCCGCTGGCAGAAGCTGTTGGCCGTCAGCCGCACCAATGACGCGCTGGATGCCGCGTTGGCCGAATTCCCACTCGGTGACGCCGCCTCGGCGCTGCTGGGCGACAGTGCTCCGTGGTATCGGACTTGGATCGAGCACAGCGACAAGGCGGATCCGTACTGGACACCGATGAGATTCGATGGAGCGCTCGAAAAGATCGACGTCCCGGTGTTGCTGATCACCGGCTGGCAGGACGCATTCCTCACTCAAACGCTTGACCAGTACCACCGCCTCCACCAGCGCGGGGTTGATGTGGCACTGACTGTCGGTTCCTGGAGCCATCTTTCCATGCTGACGACGGCGATCGGCGATGTCTCTCGAGAGACTCTGCACTGGCTTGATCGGTACGTCGCAGGTCAGGTCAGCACACCGGTGCGCAGTCCGGTCCGCGCGTCGATCACGAACGACGCATGGGTCGATCTGCCTGCCTGGGCCCCCCAAAGTGAAGAGCGGTGTTGGTATCTGGCCTGTTGCGAGGCCCTCTTGGAAGCCGAATCCGGAGACCGGGGCGCAGCGTCAAGGTTTCGCTATGACCCGGCATCGCCGACGCCGGTGCCCGGAGGCCCCTTCCTGTCACCGTCCGGCGGCTACCGCGACGACACCCATCTCGCCTACCGTCATGACGTCTTGAGCTTCGTCTCCGAACCGCTTCGCGCTGATGTGTACCTGATGGGCAGTCCGACGGTCGAGCTCATCCACTCTGCGGACAACCCGTGCGCCGACGTCTTTGTACGCATCAGCGAGGTGAACCGGCGCGGGAAGTCACGCAACGTTACCGACGGCTTCCGAAGGCTCACGGCATCGGTCGATCCCGCGCCGGTTCGCATCGAGATGGACCCGGTGGCGCACCGCTTCCGCGCCGGATCGAGAATCCGGCTCGTCGTCGCCGGCGGCGCCCACCCTCGGTTCAGCCGCAACACCGGCACCGCCGAGTCGCCCTGGAATGCACAGGAGCTCGTCGCTGTCACACATACGGTCCAACACGGCGAGGGCATGCACTCGCGGCTGACCCTCCCGGTCACAGTCGGACGGCCGTCAGAGGCCGCAGACTCCTGA